The following proteins come from a genomic window of candidate division KSB1 bacterium:
- a CDS encoding serine/threonine protein kinase: protein MIDKKIDNYLIKEILGIGTMAIVYKALDMVSGETVAVKMIDPTYFSDVNKLKCFNEEIKRLTKAKHPYIAKVDKFLKEDNDFFIVMEYVRGERLDEYFQKYGPISWKNTLSIIDQILQAIEYAHKHDVFHRNIKPSNIIINDRGFVKVMDFGLETAYQHNSDGVPPAHILKYMSPERVRLSPNINYQKDDIYSLGMTFYEILAGRTPFEETENEKVIQNAILRKNVASPNKINPKIPEGLARIVMHAIAKKPKARYKTVVEMLAAFKEFQESFYSHSNHQQLPPLSKKPIPPRPPLTLKKPYYVWLSAIFAFLMFASLFSKALDYKQIIPNFLLTTRASLSIKTDPGNAQVFINEKFIGKSPISDYQIKPGTVSVKLEKENFFPVDTTFILKNESSSTFSYALQPAAYTSIEVSPTDAVVILDKKTTQFANRKDLFLPIGPHIIEISREGYVSKTEKFNLAQGKNPTMNIILEKDSQDLVTSNDANIMTIPRVRPPTKPKPAALSGIRFNSIPQGATIWLDGRNFGMTPKTVLRINPGKHKIALRKKGYKEYSGIVTSENKKIILMGVNLQPVMGRLEVFVKPYGSIYIDGKLHKKNWNVKYATALSTGRHLLRLEHPFFGFIEKTVNIDSEQTQRIDFNFNRKATLIVLAFDRSNNIVYGEILLDGQFIGRYTPGELALQVGQHKIAVRHADYFITEQEINLESDRRLRLVLHRKLSSRIESLKSPGLVRKQ from the coding sequence AGATTGACAACTATCTTATTAAAGAAATCCTTGGTATAGGTACCATGGCGATTGTCTACAAAGCTCTGGACATGGTTTCAGGAGAAACTGTAGCTGTCAAAATGATTGACCCAACATATTTTAGCGATGTAAATAAATTGAAGTGTTTTAATGAAGAGATAAAAAGATTAACAAAGGCGAAACATCCTTATATTGCTAAGGTCGACAAATTTCTAAAAGAGGATAATGATTTTTTCATAGTGATGGAATATGTGCGTGGAGAAAGACTAGATGAATATTTTCAAAAATACGGACCTATTTCTTGGAAAAACACATTATCAATCATTGATCAAATCCTACAGGCGATAGAATATGCTCATAAGCACGATGTGTTTCACCGCAATATCAAACCAAGTAATATTATTATAAACGATCGTGGCTTTGTGAAAGTGATGGATTTTGGGTTAGAAACAGCTTATCAGCACAATTCAGACGGCGTTCCGCCAGCTCATATTTTAAAATATATGTCACCTGAAAGAGTGAGGTTATCACCAAACATCAATTATCAAAAAGACGATATTTATTCTCTTGGCATGACTTTTTACGAGATATTGGCGGGTCGAACTCCATTTGAAGAAACCGAGAACGAAAAAGTTATTCAAAATGCTATCCTTAGAAAAAACGTAGCTTCACCTAATAAAATAAATCCTAAAATTCCAGAGGGTTTGGCTCGAATCGTGATGCATGCTATTGCAAAGAAGCCAAAGGCGCGCTACAAAACTGTGGTTGAAATGCTCGCAGCGTTTAAAGAATTTCAGGAATCGTTCTATTCTCATTCAAATCATCAACAATTACCGCCGCTTTCGAAGAAGCCAATTCCTCCGCGACCGCCGCTAACTTTAAAAAAGCCGTATTATGTATGGTTGTCGGCAATCTTTGCTTTTCTTATGTTTGCAAGTTTATTTAGCAAGGCCCTAGATTATAAACAAATCATTCCTAACTTTTTGTTGACTACAAGGGCGTCGTTAAGTATAAAGACGGATCCAGGTAATGCACAGGTTTTTATTAATGAAAAATTCATTGGTAAATCACCAATAAGTGACTACCAGATTAAGCCTGGGACTGTGTCTGTTAAATTAGAAAAAGAGAATTTTTTTCCAGTTGATACTACCTTTATTCTCAAGAATGAATCATCATCCACATTTTCTTATGCTTTGCAACCGGCAGCATATACCTCGATTGAAGTGTCTCCAACCGATGCAGTAGTTATTTTGGATAAAAAAACTACACAGTTTGCAAACCGAAAAGATCTCTTTCTTCCTATTGGACCCCACATAATTGAAATCTCACGAGAGGGCTATGTTTCCAAGACAGAAAAATTTAACTTGGCTCAAGGAAAAAATCCCACTATGAATATCATCCTGGAGAAAGATTCTCAGGATTTGGTAACTTCAAATGATGCTAATATCATGACAATCCCACGAGTTCGCCCTCCAACAAAGCCTAAACCAGCAGCCTTGAGCGGGATCAGGTTTAATTCAATTCCCCAAGGAGCTACAATTTGGCTCGACGGAAGAAATTTCGGAATGACTCCAAAAACTGTACTACGAATCAACCCTGGTAAGCACAAAATAGCTTTAAGAAAAAAGGGCTACAAAGAGTACAGTGGTATTGTAACGTCAGAGAATAAAAAGATAATCTTAATGGGTGTAAATCTTCAACCAGTGATGGGACGGTTGGAGGTGTTCGTTAAACCTTACGGTTCTATTTACATCGATGGCAAGCTGCACAAAAAAAATTGGAATGTTAAATATGCAACAGCACTCAGCACTGGGCGTCATCTGCTTAGATTAGAACATCCATTTTTCGGATTCATCGAAAAGACCGTGAACATTGATTCTGAACAAACTCAAAGGATAGATTTCAATTTCAATAGAAAAGCTACACTGATAGTTTTGGCTTTTGATCGATCCAACAATATCGTTTATGGTGAAATCTTGTTAGATGGACAATTTATCGGTCGATATACGCCAGGCGAACTTGCATTGCAAGTGGGTCAACATAAAATTGCAGTAAGACACGCAGATTATTTCATAACTGAGCAAGAAATTAATCTTGAATCCGATCGTAGGTTGAGGTTGGTTCTTCATCGAAAATTGAGTTCTAGAATTGAGAGTCTTAAATCTCCTGGTTTAGTGCGAAAACA